From Levilactobacillus zymae, a single genomic window includes:
- a CDS encoding NAD(P)/FAD-dependent oxidoreductase → MTETYDITIIGGGPVGMFAAFYAGMRNAKTQLVESLADLGGQVNALYPEKTILDVAGYPAIQGRDLITAQRQQLAQFPLTVQTGTPVTNLQAIDDGFAVTTTKGVTHSKTVIVAVGNGAFAPRPLNVAHIEDFVARGQVSYSVPDKDQFRGQRVLVAGGGDSAIDQALMLESVAQSVTLLHRRDTFRGLEHMVDVLHQSSVTVKTPYLIRQLAATADGAVDVTIKTVGANTEEHLIVDKLLISYGFTSDYHVIEGWDLAFERDRRLIAVDSTMATSVPGVFAIGDGATYPGKQPLIATGYGEAPIAVHQIMTDYFPDKRGPVHSTSLREG, encoded by the coding sequence ATGACTGAAACGTACGACATTACAATTATTGGGGGCGGTCCCGTGGGGATGTTTGCGGCCTTCTACGCGGGAATGCGGAATGCTAAGACCCAGTTGGTGGAAAGCCTCGCTGATTTGGGCGGGCAAGTCAATGCCTTATATCCCGAAAAGACGATTCTCGACGTGGCGGGCTACCCCGCGATTCAAGGGCGGGACCTGATCACGGCCCAGCGCCAGCAATTGGCTCAGTTTCCGCTAACCGTACAAACGGGGACGCCCGTCACCAACCTACAAGCGATTGACGATGGTTTTGCCGTGACCACGACTAAGGGCGTGACCCATAGTAAAACCGTGATTGTGGCGGTGGGAAACGGGGCCTTTGCACCACGCCCGCTCAACGTGGCCCACATTGAGGACTTCGTCGCACGTGGTCAGGTGAGCTACAGCGTGCCGGATAAGGACCAGTTCCGCGGACAGCGGGTGTTGGTCGCTGGTGGGGGGGACTCGGCCATCGACCAGGCCTTGATGTTGGAATCGGTGGCCCAATCAGTCACGCTGTTGCACCGACGCGATACTTTTCGCGGGTTAGAGCACATGGTCGATGTGTTGCATCAGTCGAGCGTGACGGTTAAAACGCCGTATTTGATCCGCCAACTGGCCGCTACGGCCGATGGGGCAGTGGACGTGACCATTAAGACGGTCGGCGCCAATACGGAAGAACACCTCATCGTGGATAAGTTATTAATTAGTTACGGCTTCACGTCCGACTACCACGTGATCGAGGGCTGGGACCTGGCCTTTGAACGGGACCGGCGGTTGATTGCGGTGGATTCGACCATGGCGACCAGCGTCCCCGGAGTGTTTGCGATTGGTGACGGGGCCACGTACCCCGGGAAGCAACCGTTGATTGCCACGGGATACGGTGAAGCGCCGATTGCGGTTCATCAGATCATGACGGACTACTTCCCGGATAAGCGGGGGCCGGTTCACAGCACATCGTTGCGAGAAGGCTAA
- a CDS encoding alpha/beta hydrolase, which yields MRRFNHYRGLWVLGLLVILLSLPGLFWCSQQTRHARANYQSAMAPVILVPGSSATQNRFNALVKELNTQTKTQHSLLRVEVKTNNQLVYSGSIRRGDRRPFIVIGFQNKTDGLTNIRRQAAWFAIAFQALQKTYHFNHFSAMGHSNGGLVLTLFMENALAKTGAHADRLMTIASPFNLEEANPKVDTPLFKQLVAGRQNLSKHLVVYSLAGSQSYDGDGIVPFDSVDRGKYIFQKQVKSFTQITVSGANANHANLPENQQIVHLIRQDLLD from the coding sequence ATGCGACGCTTTAACCATTATCGGGGACTCTGGGTGTTGGGACTATTGGTGATCCTACTGAGTCTTCCGGGGCTCTTTTGGTGTTCCCAGCAAACCCGACATGCGCGGGCCAACTACCAAAGTGCGATGGCGCCGGTGATCTTGGTACCGGGGTCTAGTGCCACGCAGAACCGCTTTAATGCCCTGGTCAAGGAACTGAACACGCAGACCAAAACGCAGCATAGCTTGTTGCGGGTCGAAGTGAAGACGAACAATCAATTAGTTTATAGTGGGTCAATTCGGCGGGGCGACCGGCGCCCGTTTATCGTGATTGGGTTTCAGAATAAGACCGACGGGTTGACCAACATTCGGCGCCAAGCGGCGTGGTTTGCCATCGCCTTTCAAGCCTTGCAGAAAACCTATCATTTTAACCACTTCTCGGCGATGGGGCACTCTAACGGGGGCCTGGTCCTGACGCTGTTTATGGAAAATGCGTTGGCGAAGACTGGGGCCCACGCTGACCGCTTGATGACCATCGCGTCACCGTTTAACCTAGAAGAGGCCAACCCCAAGGTCGACACCCCCCTCTTTAAACAACTGGTGGCTGGCCGGCAAAATCTATCGAAGCATCTCGTGGTGTATTCGTTAGCCGGTAGTCAGTCATATGATGGCGACGGTATCGTCCCGTTTGATAGTGTGGATCGGGGGAAATACATCTTTCAAAAGCAGGTCAAAAGCTTCACGCAGATTACCGTGAGTGGTGCGAATGCCAACCACGCGAACTTACCGGAAAATCAACAAATCGTGCATTTGATTCGGCAGGATCTTTTGGACTAG
- a CDS encoding nucleoside hydrolase — MAKRKMILDLDTGIDDSLAIAYALGAPDVDLIGIMGSYGNVYVEDGAKNALKILELLGHTDIPVYVGESHSSTSDHFDRMQVSANIHGENGIGQVDLPDPKRPIEKESAVDFLIDAVHQYGKDLTLVPTGPMTNLAAALKKAPEIATEIGNVTFMGGALTVPGNVTFVAEANINQDAEAANAVLTSPLHSTMVGLDVTLRTLLTRKETQQWRDLGTEAGEKFADIVDYYIDAYRQFNDNLGGCALHDPLAVGVALDPSFVQTLDLNMLVKYGKEDYGRTIGDDNRLNEPTNVKVSVQVDTDRYLKTFMKYLTNLFKQN; from the coding sequence ATGGCAAAACGTAAAATGATTTTGGACCTAGATACGGGGATCGATGACTCCTTAGCCATCGCCTACGCCTTGGGGGCCCCGGATGTTGACTTGATCGGGATTATGGGTTCTTACGGGAACGTCTACGTTGAAGACGGTGCCAAGAACGCCTTAAAGATTTTGGAATTGTTGGGTCACACCGACATTCCCGTCTACGTGGGGGAAAGTCATTCTTCCACGAGTGACCACTTCGACCGGATGCAAGTGAGTGCCAACATCCACGGGGAAAACGGGATTGGCCAAGTCGACCTGCCCGATCCTAAGCGGCCCATCGAAAAGGAATCCGCGGTAGACTTCTTGATTGACGCGGTCCACCAATACGGCAAAGACCTTACCCTGGTCCCAACTGGTCCGATGACCAACTTGGCTGCCGCCTTGAAGAAGGCCCCAGAAATCGCCACCGAAATCGGTAACGTCACCTTCATGGGCGGGGCCTTAACCGTTCCCGGTAACGTCACCTTCGTGGCTGAAGCCAACATCAACCAAGATGCTGAAGCCGCTAACGCCGTTTTGACCAGCCCATTACACTCCACGATGGTGGGCTTGGATGTCACCTTACGGACCTTATTGACCCGCAAGGAAACCCAACAATGGCGTGACCTAGGAACTGAAGCTGGTGAAAAATTTGCCGACATCGTCGATTATTACATCGACGCCTACCGTCAATTCAACGACAACTTAGGTGGTTGTGCCTTACACGATCCATTGGCCGTTGGGGTGGCTTTAGACCCTTCCTTCGTTCAAACGTTAGATCTCAACATGCTGGTAAAGTATGGCAAGGAAGACTACGGTCGGACCATCGGTGACGATAACCGATTGAACGAACCAACGAACGTCAAAGTTTCCGTCCAAGTGGACACGGACCGTTACTTAAAGACGTTCATGAAGTATCTCACCAACCTCTTCAAGCAAAACTAA
- a CDS encoding LTA synthase family protein codes for MGFVALLVILFWLKTLVAYFVDFNLNLSDPFQFMILLLNPLATTLLLFGLALYFKRARFFYPFLFLIDILNTLLLYINVIYFREFTDFMTVSTMLGYSKVDQGLSGSSLALTSPHDILYWLDLVVVLALMATRRIYIDPRPVNKRVGLAVTSLSMLLFAGNLTLGEMDRPQLLTRTFDRTYVVKYLGLDAFTVYDGIKTQHTSEVRSHAKKSELDGILKFVHQNYAAPNKKLYGVAKGKNVIVIHLESFQQFLLNRKVNGQEVTPFLNKLYNSKSTYSFDNFFHEVGQGKTSDAETMLETGTFGLSQGSLFTQLGNDNTFQAAPAIFDQSGYTTAVFHGNVASFWNRSNTYKNLGYQYFFDASYYDTSGDKSLGYGLKDKLLFNDSVKYLQHLQQPFYVKYLTVTNHFPYTLDSEDSSFKTPDTGDKTVDNYFKTAHYLDQSVKEFYHYLKKSGLAKNSIIMLYGDHYGISNSSNKALAKVLGVNPDDWNDYDNAQLQRVPLMFNMPGYTHGKVEHQYGGEIDVLPTLLHLMGISSKKYLQFGTDLFSKEHNQVVAFRNRDWESPDYTSVDGTIYSNKTGEELHPTGKQKAAIEKMQKHVNEALSYSDSLNQKNLLRFYHPKGFKAVDPNDYNYADGLEKAEKIEDKLGLKSTSLFSRNGDKSTQKWYSTDAPELNHKETDSNRIKITNQDDTSGK; via the coding sequence ATGGGCTTTGTCGCCCTCCTGGTCATCCTGTTTTGGCTAAAGACCCTCGTCGCCTACTTTGTCGACTTCAACTTGAACCTTAGTGATCCTTTTCAGTTCATGATCCTCTTGTTGAATCCGTTGGCGACGACGCTCCTACTCTTCGGGCTCGCGCTATACTTTAAGCGTGCACGCTTCTTTTACCCGTTTTTATTTCTCATCGACATTCTCAACACGTTACTCCTCTACATCAACGTGATCTACTTCCGAGAATTCACCGATTTTATGACCGTCAGCACCATGTTGGGGTACTCCAAGGTCGACCAAGGCCTATCCGGCAGTTCGCTGGCGCTCACCTCCCCCCACGACATCCTCTACTGGCTTGATTTGGTCGTGGTATTAGCGCTCATGGCGACTCGCCGGATCTACATCGACCCGCGGCCTGTCAACAAGCGCGTGGGTCTGGCCGTAACCTCATTGTCCATGTTACTGTTCGCCGGCAACCTGACGCTGGGCGAAATGGACCGGCCCCAGTTACTGACCCGGACCTTCGATCGGACCTACGTGGTCAAATACCTGGGGTTAGACGCCTTTACCGTCTATGACGGTATCAAGACCCAGCACACCAGTGAAGTCCGCTCACACGCCAAAAAATCCGAGTTAGACGGCATCCTGAAGTTCGTGCACCAGAACTACGCCGCCCCGAATAAAAAACTCTACGGGGTCGCCAAGGGTAAGAACGTGATCGTCATTCACCTGGAAAGCTTCCAGCAGTTCCTGTTGAACCGTAAAGTTAACGGCCAGGAAGTCACGCCGTTTCTCAACAAGCTGTACAACAGTAAATCGACCTACAGTTTCGACAACTTCTTTCACGAGGTCGGCCAAGGGAAGACTTCCGACGCCGAAACCATGCTGGAAACCGGGACGTTTGGGTTATCGCAAGGCTCACTGTTTACACAACTAGGAAACGACAATACCTTCCAGGCGGCGCCCGCCATCTTCGACCAATCCGGTTACACCACGGCGGTCTTCCACGGCAACGTAGCTAGCTTCTGGAACCGCAGCAACACCTACAAGAACCTAGGCTACCAGTACTTCTTTGACGCCAGCTACTACGACACCTCCGGGGACAAGTCGCTGGGCTACGGGTTAAAGGACAAGTTACTGTTTAACGACTCCGTCAAGTACCTGCAACACCTGCAACAACCATTTTACGTGAAGTACCTAACCGTCACTAACCACTTCCCGTACACCTTAGACAGCGAGGATTCTAGCTTTAAGACACCGGATACCGGTGATAAGACGGTTGACAATTACTTTAAGACCGCCCATTATCTGGATCAATCCGTCAAGGAATTCTATCACTACCTTAAAAAATCGGGGTTAGCTAAGAATTCAATCATCATGCTTTACGGGGACCACTACGGTATTTCTAATTCGTCGAATAAGGCCTTAGCCAAGGTCTTGGGCGTTAACCCCGACGACTGGAACGACTATGATAATGCTCAGCTGCAACGCGTTCCGCTGATGTTCAACATGCCCGGCTACACCCACGGCAAGGTGGAACACCAATATGGTGGTGAAATCGACGTCTTACCAACCCTCCTGCACCTGATGGGGATCAGTTCCAAGAAATACCTGCAATTTGGGACCGACCTGTTCTCAAAGGAACATAATCAGGTCGTGGCCTTCCGGAACCGGGATTGGGAGAGTCCGGATTACACGTCCGTCGATGGGACCATCTACAGCAATAAGACCGGCGAGGAACTTCACCCGACCGGCAAGCAAAAAGCCGCCATCGAAAAGATGCAAAAACACGTCAACGAAGCCCTAAGTTACTCGGATTCGTTGAACCAGAAGAATCTCCTACGCTTCTACCACCCGAAGGGCTTTAAGGCCGTTGATCCCAACGACTACAATTACGCCGACGGGTTGGAAAAGGCCGAAAAGATTGAAGACAAACTGGGCTTGAAGTCCACCAGTCTCTTCTCGCGCAACGGTGATAAGTCCACCCAGAAGTGGTACAGCACCGATGCCCCAGAACTGAACCATAAAGAAACTGACTCGAACCGAATCAAGATTACCAACCAAGACGACACCAGCGGTAAGTAA
- a CDS encoding PTS transporter subunit EIIC, with product MREPVSQLGQWMIAGEVRWRKNQQVRVLLTALRLIFPLVLVGTLADLVNRSWLEPTGYYYQTLHVTTWLLRRTRLQQGVLLLQTGALGLAVLGMAFVVSYLLVARVTAASSDRLMAGGIAVLGLQVLNVNPATVQVGRSPEWLAMNLGLTGLAVGAVVGLLIGNLYRWSVLHWSQPGDTLERPLTLGTLGLLLVAAGGLIWLLRAPFSLQTGFSAWLRAPLNLADGWGQLAVFSVLNGALNWLGVLSPVPTTPEQSVMAAQNLAAVLTTGNWHLPHPLTVQTVSQPYANMGGTGMTLGLLVAILLVTQNTAQRRIGWLSVLPVMGNVNAPLLVGLPVILSPVLLVPLIVAPLACLSLSSLCLGLHWVPASAYPFAVGTPGPLISFLGTGGAWSALGLALVNLALSTVIYYPFVKWAAIAERQVHEEASANATL from the coding sequence ATGCGTGAACCAGTAAGCCAGCTCGGTCAATGGATGATTGCGGGGGAAGTTCGGTGGCGAAAAAATCAACAGGTCCGGGTACTCTTGACGGCGTTACGGCTGATCTTTCCGTTGGTCCTTGTGGGCACCCTAGCGGATCTCGTCAACCGCAGCTGGCTGGAACCCACGGGTTATTATTACCAGACGCTACACGTGACCACCTGGCTACTGCGCCGGACCCGTTTGCAGCAAGGCGTGCTCCTGCTGCAAACGGGCGCATTGGGCTTAGCAGTTTTGGGGATGGCGTTTGTCGTCAGTTACTTATTGGTAGCCCGGGTCACCGCCGCTTCTAGTGACCGCTTAATGGCGGGGGGGATCGCGGTCCTGGGCTTGCAAGTATTGAATGTCAACCCGGCGACCGTACAGGTGGGCCGGTCGCCCGAATGGTTAGCGATGAACCTCGGCCTAACCGGATTAGCTGTGGGAGCGGTAGTGGGGTTATTAATCGGTAACCTCTACCGGTGGAGTGTGTTGCACTGGTCGCAGCCCGGTGATACGTTAGAACGCCCATTAACGTTGGGCACGTTGGGCTTGTTATTGGTGGCGGCCGGGGGGCTGATCTGGCTGTTACGAGCGCCGTTTAGCCTGCAGACTGGGTTTAGTGCCTGGTTACGGGCCCCACTTAATCTGGCAGATGGGTGGGGGCAGCTCGCCGTTTTTAGCGTGTTAAATGGTGCGCTGAATTGGCTAGGCGTGTTAAGTCCGGTGCCAACCACCCCGGAGCAGTCCGTGATGGCTGCCCAAAATCTGGCTGCGGTGTTAACCACGGGTAACTGGCACTTACCGCATCCCCTGACGGTGCAAACCGTGAGCCAACCCTACGCGAATATGGGGGGCACCGGGATGACGCTGGGGTTACTCGTGGCTATTTTGCTGGTGACCCAAAACACCGCGCAACGGCGGATTGGGTGGTTAAGTGTGCTGCCCGTAATGGGGAATGTCAACGCGCCCCTGCTCGTGGGGTTACCGGTTATCCTCAGTCCGGTGCTCCTGGTGCCGTTGATTGTCGCGCCCCTGGCATGTTTGTCACTAAGTAGTCTGTGCTTGGGCCTGCATTGGGTTCCGGCTTCGGCTTACCCCTTTGCCGTGGGGACTCCCGGACCGTTGATCAGCTTCCTGGGAACGGGGGGTGCCTGGTCGGCCTTGGGGTTAGCACTGGTCAACCTAGCGTTGAGTACGGTCATTTATTATCCGTTTGTAAAGTGGGCGGCCATCGCTGAACGGCAAGTTCACGAGGAGGCGAGTGCCAATGCGACGCTTTAA
- a CDS encoding histidine phosphatase family protein, giving the protein MDKGITLYVVRHGQTYFNIYNKLQGWSNSPLTEAGLADARQAGQRLKDVKFAAAYCSDTTRAEQTARTIIAANVTAPKLTTAPFFREEFYGYFEGTDMAQAWYVAGAPHGVPTFKAIEAKYSIGRAKDFLKAADPFHQAEDNAEYWQRVDQGFDLIRRNPDLHNGDNVLLISHGNTLLSLMERYGQGKYDLSVRPANGSLTKLRLTDQDIQVLSYNQKD; this is encoded by the coding sequence ATGGATAAAGGAATCACGCTGTACGTGGTGCGGCACGGCCAAACCTATTTCAACATTTATAACAAGCTACAGGGGTGGAGTAATTCACCGTTGACCGAAGCAGGGTTAGCCGATGCCCGGCAGGCCGGCCAACGCCTCAAAGACGTCAAGTTTGCGGCGGCCTACTGTAGTGATACAACCCGGGCCGAACAAACGGCGCGAACCATCATTGCGGCTAACGTTACGGCGCCTAAGTTGACCACGGCACCATTCTTTAGAGAAGAATTCTACGGGTACTTCGAAGGGACCGACATGGCCCAAGCTTGGTACGTTGCCGGCGCCCCCCACGGGGTTCCCACGTTTAAAGCCATCGAGGCGAAGTATTCCATTGGTCGAGCCAAGGACTTCTTAAAGGCCGCTGACCCGTTCCATCAAGCCGAAGATAACGCGGAATATTGGCAACGGGTCGATCAAGGATTTGACCTGATTCGGCGTAACCCCGACTTACACAATGGTGATAACGTCTTGCTGATTAGTCATGGTAACACGTTACTGAGCCTGATGGAGCGCTACGGTCAAGGAAAGTATGACCTCAGTGTGCGGCCTGCTAACGGGAGTTTAACGAAACTCCGGCTGACCGACCAGGACATTCAAGTGTTAAGTTACAATCAAAAAGATTAG
- a CDS encoding HAD-IIB family hydrolase produces MLPRLIATDLDGTFLDPRGTYDHARLDRLLRKLAQHDSHFVVATGDPLDHVVELFGDLAAVHELTYVVEDGALTVTGRGEVLQTQVIPTPLVRTAITWIQRDPRLADNFLISCGADRAYTELPVTSARFRASQAFYPSLTHVAHLTQVTAPILKLDVTWHRTDVRPQVAAFNHRFAPQLTATSSGLGGFNVSLPGVNKATAVQALARDWQISSTQVAAFGDSGNDLALLQWAGQGIAVANAAPEILAEADQCTTRTNASPVVLDQIAAWLAAFAE; encoded by the coding sequence ATGCTACCACGACTCATTGCGACGGACTTAGACGGCACCTTCTTGGACCCCCGGGGCACTTACGACCACGCGCGCTTAGATCGACTCTTACGGAAGTTGGCCCAGCACGACAGTCACTTTGTCGTCGCGACCGGCGACCCGCTCGATCACGTGGTTGAGTTGTTCGGCGACTTAGCAGCGGTTCATGAGCTGACCTACGTGGTCGAAGATGGCGCGTTAACGGTGACTGGGCGCGGTGAGGTCTTACAGACACAGGTGATTCCAACCCCGTTAGTGCGCACAGCCATCACCTGGATTCAGCGGGATCCGCGCTTGGCGGATAATTTCTTAATTAGTTGTGGGGCGGACCGCGCGTACACGGAGTTACCGGTGACGAGTGCTCGGTTTCGGGCATCACAAGCCTTTTATCCCAGTTTGACGCACGTTGCGCACCTAACGCAGGTGACAGCCCCTATCTTGAAATTGGATGTCACCTGGCACCGGACCGACGTGCGCCCGCAGGTGGCAGCCTTTAACCACCGATTTGCACCACAACTAACGGCGACTAGTAGCGGCTTGGGAGGCTTTAACGTGTCGTTACCGGGCGTTAATAAGGCCACCGCGGTGCAAGCCTTGGCACGTGACTGGCAGATTTCGAGCACCCAAGTGGCAGCTTTCGGCGATTCTGGTAACGATCTGGCATTATTGCAGTGGGCGGGTCAAGGCATTGCGGTGGCGAACGCCGCCCCCGAGATTCTCGCGGAAGCCGACCAATGCACGACACGGACCAATGCGTCCCCGGTCGTTTTAGACCAGATTGCGGCGTGGCTAGCGGCGTTCGCGGAGTAA
- a CDS encoding alpha/beta hydrolase has product MQHRHLWISVGISLLIILSLTGAWATHHQALRQFRGPQTRTATLLLPGDGGNWLSLRSMTLTLNQPHVATHSLTAHVASNGHVQWEQFHSVRADNPLIPVLFADNTHPQREAHQLVGVLNDLAKRYHITHVNFVGHSSGGTIALAYLNLPHPAAVTVNHLVCIGADFPGIPPLTRHYPKLQVLNLAGMIDAVPNDGEVPLSDARRLGPLVRGHVASYRFKIVHGHLWQVEHSLLHESAPVDRTIATFLYRPN; this is encoded by the coding sequence ATGCAGCATCGTCATCTCTGGATCAGCGTCGGGATTAGTCTACTGATCATTTTGAGTCTCACGGGCGCGTGGGCCACCCACCACCAAGCCCTTCGTCAATTCCGCGGGCCACAGACCAGAACGGCCACTTTGCTGTTACCCGGCGATGGTGGCAATTGGTTGTCGCTACGCAGTATGACTCTCACCCTCAATCAGCCCCACGTCGCCACCCATAGCTTGACCGCCCACGTTGCCAGCAACGGACACGTCCAGTGGGAACAATTCCATTCAGTGCGGGCCGATAATCCCCTGATTCCGGTTCTGTTCGCGGATAATACGCACCCGCAACGAGAAGCCCATCAATTGGTCGGTGTCCTGAACGACCTCGCTAAGCGTTACCACATCACCCACGTGAATTTCGTGGGTCATTCATCAGGTGGCACCATTGCCTTGGCCTACCTGAACTTACCCCATCCAGCAGCCGTGACCGTCAATCACTTAGTCTGCATCGGCGCCGACTTTCCGGGCATCCCACCGCTGACCCGTCACTATCCAAAACTACAGGTCCTAAATCTCGCCGGCATGATTGACGCCGTGCCCAACGATGGTGAGGTGCCGTTAAGCGATGCTCGGCGGCTGGGCCCCTTAGTTCGGGGGCACGTGGCCAGCTACCGCTTTAAGATCGTTCACGGTCATCTCTGGCAAGTTGAACACTCACTCTTACACGAAAGTGCTCCGGTGGACCGCACCATCGCCACCTTCCTCTACCGTCCTAACTGA
- a CDS encoding Cof-type HAD-IIB family hydrolase — protein MIKMIALDLDETLLNTDKTISEENVATLRQLHQAGMKVVLCTGRPINAIWGYIQQLGLTTPEDFTITFNGALVVNNVTKETLAQSGLKHHDFDLLHAFASANGYPLDILDFDQVYPVADLKPSVYQQMLKAPMTFTPTAFADLPDHLYSKAVMATDAAVLDQVVARLTPDLKQKYHVVRSQPKILEFLAAEMDKAVGLGQLLTHFGWNFSHLMAFGDAENDLGMIKAAGGGVAMLNGQPEIKAAANHETPKDNNAAGVAAYLRQVFQATLN, from the coding sequence ATGATCAAGATGATTGCGCTCGATTTAGACGAGACGCTACTAAATACCGATAAAACGATTAGTGAAGAAAACGTTGCCACGCTGCGCCAGCTCCATCAGGCGGGAATGAAGGTCGTGTTATGCACCGGACGGCCCATCAACGCCATTTGGGGTTACATCCAACAACTGGGATTAACCACCCCGGAGGATTTTACCATTACCTTTAACGGCGCTTTAGTGGTGAACAACGTGACGAAGGAAACGTTGGCCCAAAGTGGACTTAAACATCACGACTTCGACCTGCTACACGCCTTCGCGTCAGCCAACGGCTATCCGTTAGACATCTTGGACTTTGACCAAGTTTACCCGGTAGCCGACCTGAAACCGTCCGTGTATCAGCAGATGCTCAAGGCGCCGATGACGTTCACCCCAACGGCCTTTGCTGATTTACCGGACCATCTCTACAGCAAGGCGGTAATGGCCACGGACGCCGCCGTCTTGGATCAGGTGGTGGCTCGCTTGACGCCGGACCTGAAACAAAAGTATCACGTCGTGCGGTCGCAACCGAAAATCTTGGAATTCTTGGCGGCCGAGATGGACAAGGCCGTGGGGTTGGGCCAATTGTTGACCCATTTTGGCTGGAACTTTAGCCACTTAATGGCTTTTGGGGATGCCGAAAACGATTTAGGGATGATTAAGGCCGCAGGTGGCGGGGTCGCTATGCTGAATGGTCAGCCGGAAATCAAAGCGGCTGCCAATCACGAGACACCGAAGGACAATAATGCCGCCGGGGTGGCCGCTTATCTACGGCAGGTTTTTCAAGCGACATTAAATTAG
- a CDS encoding GNAT family N-acetyltransferase: protein MECRRAWGTQNPCYQDAVGIRRRVFIDEQGIDPQDELDGTDEDKMHYVGYVDDRPVTTARIDMLAGNRVKIQRVATMAADRQRGYAGALIKQIIADAQKSDVAHIELDAQLTALAFYQDLGFVAIGEPFVEAGIQHKTMRYQPTPN, encoded by the coding sequence ATGGAGTGTCGCAGGGCATGGGGGACGCAGAATCCCTGTTACCAAGACGCCGTCGGAATTCGCCGGCGGGTCTTTATCGACGAGCAAGGCATCGATCCGCAAGATGAGTTGGACGGGACCGATGAAGACAAGATGCACTACGTGGGTTACGTGGATGACCGGCCCGTGACCACGGCGCGGATCGATATGTTGGCGGGGAACCGGGTCAAAATCCAGCGAGTGGCAACGATGGCCGCTGACCGTCAGCGGGGATATGCGGGGGCATTGATTAAGCAGATTATTGCCGATGCGCAAAAATCGGATGTGGCCCACATCGAATTGGATGCGCAGTTAACCGCGTTAGCCTTTTATCAGGATTTAGGGTTTGTGGCCATTGGGGAACCGTTTGTGGAAGCGGGGATCCAGCATAAGACAATGCGGTACCAACCGACCCCCAATTAA
- a CDS encoding PrsW family glutamic-type intramembrane protease: MANKESVKPIKRQFHYHNHLLDDATKEMNEWTGENKVVEIHLFAMFSEVFKAHNRDDAESLFIVGTRNTTPSLEAVSVTPVKPWLFSRVFALLGSSFVLLAMLFLVFRSNNAVPGMIFIGSLTVPFSLLVMFFEINVFQNLSVYQLFTIFLVGGILSLVATMILYSLIPSGNGTSWESALIVGFIEETAKMLVIAFFINRFRLNYIFNGLLVGAAIGAGFAVFETAGYTGQYGLVTLLMRSWQAIGTHTIWSAIMGAAIILAKDRHQPVTGSNMVAPKFLRFYLLAILLHAAWDWNAPFAVLDILYLQQWVLIAIGWLAVYVLVNAGLREARTLQGQRILKATQLGR; encoded by the coding sequence ATGGCCAATAAAGAGTCAGTTAAACCCATCAAACGGCAATTTCATTATCATAACCACCTCTTAGACGATGCGACCAAGGAAATGAACGAGTGGACCGGTGAGAACAAGGTGGTGGAGATCCACCTGTTTGCCATGTTCTCGGAGGTGTTTAAGGCCCACAATCGCGATGACGCCGAATCTTTATTCATTGTCGGCACCCGCAATACCACGCCCTCACTCGAGGCGGTCTCCGTGACGCCGGTCAAGCCTTGGCTATTCTCACGGGTCTTTGCGTTGCTCGGGAGTAGTTTCGTCTTATTAGCCATGTTATTTTTAGTGTTTCGGAGTAATAATGCGGTTCCCGGAATGATCTTTATCGGGTCATTAACCGTCCCGTTTTCGCTATTGGTGATGTTTTTTGAGATCAACGTGTTCCAAAATCTCTCGGTCTACCAGCTCTTCACAATTTTTCTGGTGGGCGGCATCCTGTCGTTGGTGGCAACCATGATTCTCTATTCGTTAATTCCATCGGGAAACGGAACTTCCTGGGAATCGGCGCTCATCGTGGGTTTTATCGAAGAAACTGCCAAGATGTTAGTGATTGCGTTTTTTATTAACCGATTTCGGCTTAACTACATCTTTAACGGCCTATTAGTGGGAGCGGCTATCGGCGCGGGCTTTGCGGTCTTCGAAACGGCCGGGTATACGGGGCAATACGGGTTGGTGACGCTACTCATGCGAAGCTGGCAAGCCATTGGGACCCACACCATTTGGTCAGCCATCATGGGCGCGGCAATTATTTTAGCTAAAGACCGGCATCAGCCCGTCACGGGGAGTAACATGGTAGCCCCGAAGTTTTTACGCTTTTACCTGTTAGCCATCTTGTTACACGCCGCGTGGGATTGGAATGCGCCGTTTGCGGTGTTGGATATTTTGTATTTGCAACAGTGGGTCTTAATCGCTATCGGTTGGTTGGCCGTCTATGTGTTGGTGAACGCCGGTTTACGTGAAGCCCGGACGTTACAGGGGCAACGAATTTTAAAGGCGACTCAGTTAGGACGGTAG